The genomic region gaccattttacccttaatgaactatGCGCCTTTACGAAAGCCATCGATATTTACATAAACGTGGGGTTGCTAATTATGGGTCATTGGTAAATTGATGTTTTTTTGGAAGTTTATCGTTAGTTGTGTTCATTGAAACCCCATTTTTAAAGAACTAGAAAATATATATGTATCGACACATGACTTCTTTAATGTATAACATCCATGCATTCAACACATGACTTCTTTAATGTTTGTACATAAAGTCTAATATTCCCTTACGGTTCAACACATGATCACTTCTTTAATGTATAACATCCATGCATTCAGCTCGTGGCCATGTTCAAAAGCTTACATTTCAAGACCGAGTTGTGTGGGTCAATGGCTTCTACTTCAACTCAAGTCGCACCTTTTCAACTCCCTTAAACATAAGATTTTAAAAGCGTATAACTCCGTATTGTTTTGAAGTGATTCACAACTTTGTTTTAAAGATAGATACTTTTTCCACCTTTATAGAACAATTTCTTTATTTAGGGTCATCGAAGAATTTGGATGGAAAAAATTTGATGAGGTGAAATATAATACTAACACGTGTCCAACTTTATTATTTATTAGGTAGTGGATTGTATtattataactaggataaattatttTTTGAATCCCTGTATTTTAGGGTTTTAATCACttgagtttaaaatcaaaatgtttaacgtcTGAATCCCTATAATCACTTCTCTTAACCATTTAAGTCTAATTCTAACTTCATCCACCAAATTTGTTAACTACAAGGGCAATTTAGTCATTTAGACACAAAGTACAACGCTTATATGCACAAGAGTATAATGAACAAGTCTTTGATGCAtaataattttaatattatataaaatcaATTTCACAAACTGCACACACCATCCCTCTCTAGACATCctaccaccaccctccaccaccacaccaccacctccaccaccgcaTCATCCCCACCACAATCATCCCACTACCGCCAACACCACCATCCAGAATATAATTATTACAAAAAACAGATCTAAGAGTGAGTAAAGATATTAACTCAGCTGACACAAAAAGAAGAAGTTGCAGGGCTATCTCATGAAGAGGTTGAACAACATACATCCATTCCCTCAGGCATCAACAACAAATAAAACGCAAATTCATGGCCTGAAAACTATTAAACTTCATCTCTATAGTTTATTAAGCAATAATTTCGAACTAATTAAGTTTTGGTTCAGATTCTAGTCCTAATTTGGCAGTTATACATGTTCTTAATCAAGTAATTATGGCAACTAACTACAACAAACCAATAACCCTAACCTGACGACGAAGATCTGCATCTCTAAGCTTAGATTCAATTTCTTTAACACTAGATGGACACTATTAGAAAACTACATATTTTCCTACAAAAGTTTCCTACAAATTTCCCACAACTCAAATTTTGTTACAAGTTTTCTACAGTTTTctaacaaaaaagaaaaaaaaaacctaaaacatGTTTACAATTTTCCAACAAAATTTCCACAGAACAAACATTTGTAGCAATTTCGTCACAACATTTTTTAGTTTTTCGACAAAATTCAgacaaaataaattaaaagtttttataatttataactaCAActgaataaataataaaaaaaataaaatttgaaaatttgtaGGAAAGTTGTAACAAATTGATACCGTTTGCTACATATTTtcgacaaaaaaaaaagttaatctattttttatttcttaatttttgaaaagtaaataatataattaaaaaaaataatttgtaGGAAACTCGTAGCAAATTGACATTAGTTGCTACGGATTTCCTACAAAAAAGAAGTTAATTTATTAGTAATTAttcatttttagaaaaataaataattttaaaataaaatgtcaaGTTTGTCGAAAATTTGTAGCAAACCTACACCATTTACTACAGATTTCCTATAAGacaaagttattttatttgttatttatcaattatagaaaaataaataatttttaaaaataaaatgtcacatttgtcaaaaatttgtagcaaactaatACCATTTACTACAAATTTCCAACAAACAacgttaatttattttttatttatcaattttagaaaaaataaaaattttaaaaaataaaatgtcaaatttgtcgaaaatttgtagcaaactaacACCATTTACTacagatttcctacaaaaaacgttaatttatttgttacttatcaatttagaaaaaaattaatttaaaaaaaataaaatgttaaagTTGTCAAATATTTGTAGCAAACTGATCCCacttgctacaaatttcctacaaaaaccgttatttattttttatttataaattttaacaaaataaaaaattttaaaaaataaaacgtcaaatttgtcaaaaatttgtagcaaactaacACCATTTACTACAGATTTGCTACAAGAAAAAGTtaatttatttgttacttatcaatttagaaaaaaattaatttaaaaaaaataaaatgttaaagttgtcaaaaatttgtagcaaactgaTCCCacttgctacaaatttcctacaaaaacaattatttattttttatttataaattttaacaaaatgaatagtttttaaaataaaaatgttaaaatttgtcataaatttgtagcaaactaacACCATTTACTACAGATTTGCTACAAAATAAAATGTTAAAGTTGTcaaaaatttgtagcaaactgaTCCCACTTGCTACAAGTTTCCTACAAAAAccgttatttattttttatttttaaattttaacaaaataaataattttaaaaataaaaatgttaaatttgttgtaaatttgtagcaaactaacACCATTTACTACAGATTTCCTACAAACAatgttaatttattttttatttatcaattttagaaaaaataaaaaattttaaaaaataaaatgtcaaatttgTCGAAAATTTGTAACAAGCTAACACCATTTACTACAGATTTGctacaaaaaaaattaatttgttTGTTACTTatcaatttagaaaaaaaataatttaaaaaaataaaaggttAAAGTTATATACtatattatactatactatactatactatacgataccataccataccataccataccataccataccataccataccataccataccataccataccataccataccataccataccataccataccataccataccataccataccataccataccatactaTACTATACCACACAACACGACACTATACTATATGATCCTATActacacaacacaacacaacacaacacgaCACTACTGTATAGTATACGATACCATACTCTACCATACCGTACCGTACCATATCATACCATACCGTACCGTACCATACTATACGATATAGTATAATATACTGTACACGATACTATATTGTACAATGTGATACGATCCTATACTATACAACACAACACTATACTTTACTATACGATCCTATACTATATAATATGCCACAACACTATATTATACGATACTATATTGTACGATGCGATTCTATAGTATATTATACGATACCATACCAAACCATACTATATTGTACCGTACCATACCGTACCGTACCATACCATACCGCACCGTACCATACCGTATAGTACCATACTATACCGTATCGTACCATGCTATACAATATAGTATACTATGCTGATGTGTTATGCTATGCTAttctatgctatgctatgctatgctgaTGTTGTACGATACAAAAAATAGAATCCCGTTTCGAACAGTTTCAAGAAGAACGCGAAAAAGAACGGGCCGCCCAAGCGGCATGGCAGAAAGCTATGGAAGAAAAGCTCAAAAACATCGGAAATAAGTAAAAGCTCCCGTCTTGTTAAGTATTAGAATGTTAAAGATCGGATTAGTTTTGAATGCTTTTAATTAGGATTTTTTGTGCGTTTTGGAATGTTTTAAAATTTTTGGAATGTTTGGAATgttgttttaatatttttagaattTTCCTGCAATTATTTTTGAAATATAATAGTAATTTTGCTGCATTTTTTGCATAAAAATGGTTTTAtttaatttctttaatttgtTAAAGTTTGTCACAAATCTGTAGCAAACAACTGTAGGATTTTTTCCTGGGTTGTAAGAAATTTGTAGCAAACAGCTGCAGGATTTTTTCCTCggttgtaggaaatttgtagcaaacagCTGCAGGATTTTTTCCTGGGTTGTAGAAAATTTGTAGCAAacctttaaattttgtttttttggtttgtaggaaatttgtcgtaacatttaaattttgttttttttttttgtttgtaggaattttgtcgtaacctttttttttggtttgtaggaattttgtggcaacgtttaattttttttttttggtttgtagAAATTTTGTCACAAAAgttaaaaaacacattttttaagtTGTGGGAAATTTGTCGCCAAATTAAAAAAATAGGTTTTttatttgtaggaaatttgtagcaaactgtTCAGAGAATGTTTTATAattttgtaggaattttgtcgtaaaataaaaataattagtaATGATTATGGATAATTTTTCTCATTAGTGTTACtaattttaaaagtaaaatatcataaaataaaatacaaaaataggcATAATTGTGGAAGAATTGTAGGAAAAACATTAAAAAACCGGTTTGTAGGTGTTTTGTGGCAATGCTTGTGACGATAAATTTTTGTCGAAAATTTGTGAGAAATTTTGTCAGAATTTTGTAGCTATCCTGATTTTCGACAAGCATATTTTGCACGAAAATTTTTGTAGCAAATCTGTAGGTAAGGCCAATTTTCTACAAATTTGCTACAATTTGGCTGTCACAAAGTAGGCACTTTTCTAGTAGTGGGAGACGCCTTTGATCCCGTGAGACTCCGGTGAAGCGTCGACAAACCCTCACCATCGCAACACAGACGTTCTCCGGTGAATGATCCACTCCAACCTCCATTGATAAACCTAATTAACTGTTTTTACAGATCTAATTGAAGAACTTGAATTGGTTAATGATTTTGTGTGTGGAATTGTGGATGGACGTGAATTTCTCTCGAATGCACGCATTGTGTAGCTAATATTTTGAATTTGTGCAGTGTGGCCATTGATGCAGATCTGATGGTATGAGAGAGATAGAGATAAGGGGAGAGAGAGATGTATAAGAGAGAGAGAAATCTaaataaattagttttttttattttttaattataagggtaatttggtcatttaacaaaaccTAACAACAGAATTCTAACTGtattagaaatttggactcaaatggttaagaaaagtggctataggtACTCAGTGCGTTaaatattttgattttggactcaagtggttaaaaccctaaaacacatggactcaaaaagtaatttacccttataATTACTTTTGAGCGTATTCAGATTTCGCTTATAGGTTTTTTAAAATACGGTGGTCTATAAAATTCCGAGTTTCTCGGTGTGACGTGCTTATCTCTATCTACGTCTGAATATGAATTTTAGTCAAAACCGAGTTGTGAATAATAGCGTACAATTGATTGAATCACAAGCATACATCTCATCAAAGCTAAATCAtgatttactttttttttcttttataaaatgaCGTGTTTACTCTTTTCATTCTTTTAGTAATATGAATGTCTACTGAATTTCGAATATACCGTTGTgacatgcttatttttatctacaatAAGGGTTAAATATAGTTGTTGTTTTGTTCTTTGTTGTGAGAAACAAACTGATATCGTCCAAAGAACATCGGTGCCGATACCGTACTCGCTTGTTATGGTTTTCTCAGCGTGGATTACTTAAGGAACataatataacgttttataatattaaatgtGCCATTGTGACGTGCTTATCTTTCTTTAAGCTTCGAAATATAGTTAGATTTTTTTCTTTACCGGTAccgtattcgtttttatggttgtCTCGACATGGCGGTATATGAGCTATAGCGAGAGTCGTACAGTAATGGTAAGTAACGAATCGAACTTATTTTGGCCAAACAACATTGGTGTGGGTACCGGTATTCGCTTTTGTAGTTTTCGATCTATGTAAAATGTGTGTCGATATCATGTCGGTCATATCTTTTTTCAATTGCTATACCAAATATCGGTATTATACCGGTACTATAACAAGCCAAATTGATACGTAACAAACCAATATTGATATCTACTGAAAACCAGCTACAGTGCGTGGAAAATCCCTCCACTTATCATAAATACATCAACGTAAAGTCAACAAAATTATAAACTCTAACCTATTCAAACGTGTTTATGGTCTCAAATAAAAAACTCATCCCATCCACTGTTgacttttcaaaatcaaatcagAGCATTGTACCAACAATTAACTATATATTTAAAAAGTTTAGCTTTAGTGAGAAATGCGTAGAATGTGAACATTGACACTTATATGTCTATATAACCCCACTTGATCATCCCCTTTCAAAATCACACAGTTGACAACACATAAACTTCTAAAAATGCTTCATCTTTTTCAACTCTTTCTTTTGCTTCTAGCCCTCATCCCTCGTGAAGCCATAGCCCAATATCCACCACCTTACACTTCTTTTTTTGCTCCACTCCACAAGCACACGGATGCCGTTAACCCTCTCTACAGTGTTCAGATCATGACAGCATACGTAAACATGCAATTCGTGCATTCCTACTTCCTTATAGACATCGATGCTCCTGTCACATGGCACGATTGCATTGTGCAATGGAATATGTATCCAGGCAGTTGCCCTGACAACACGCTTTGCACCTCTCCGGTCTCTTGCGACGAATATCAATGTACAGAAGTACAGACTTCTTACTCTTATAAAAGTCCTTATTGTCCTCGGGTAAAAGATACTACTCCATCACCTGAAGGATACTGCACATGCTCAATAAATGTAATGAACCCGATAAACTGGCCATGTAGTCAAGCTTTACTTAACTATGACAACTTTTTTGTGAACACAAGTAATGGTAGGAACCCTCTTCCTGGTTTCTATGCTGCTTTCTCAAACGCAGCGTGTGCTCCTTCGTCAGCATTCGAATCGTTCCCAGCAAATGTTACTGGTGTCATGGCACTTTCCTTGTCCCCTTCTGCCTTTCTAGTTTCTTTAGATCAACCACCACTTAAAAGAACATTTTCTCTTTGTTTACCTAGCACCTCTTCTGCTCCTGGGATTTTATTCTATGGAAATggtccttttcatcttcttccacAATCTAATATTGATGTAAAAAATTTCCTTTCTTATACACCATTATTAAAGCATCCGGATTCGTTTGGATACTTTATTGGTGTCAATTCCATTGTAATTAAAACGAGGTCTATCGACATTCCAGGAAATACCACTGCCAAGCTTAGTACAATAGAACCTTACACCACTCTTAGAACAGACATCTATAATCGCGTGGTGAGGAGGTTTTCAATGGTTACAAAACGATTCCCTCCTGCAAACCCGATAGCACCGTTTGGTCTTTGTTTTAGCACCTTCACCAATGGTACCAAAGTTGATTTAAAAGTTCCTGATATTGATTTCAATCTCCCTGATGGGAAGAAGTGGGCTATATCCACTGCTAACTCCATGAAACAGATAACATCAGACGTTGCGTGCCTGGCGTTTGTTGATGGCGGTGCTACAAGTGAACATGCAATCGTTATTGGGACATATCAGTTTGAGGATAACTTTCTGTTGTTCGATTTAGAGAACTCGATTTTTGGATTTAGTTCTTCGTTGTTACGTAAGAAAACATCTTGTGCAAACTTCAACTTTACCATGGGTAGTGGTTAATGTTGTCTCAAAAACATCTTATTGGGAGTAATTCAAAAATGTAATGTGGATTGGTTAGTTTGTTAGCTTTCTTACAAATTTAGTAGCTATCCGTTTGTCAAAGTAGTGTGCTAACAGTCCCTTATTTCAAGTTAAGCGGTAAGGAGTATACTTCTTAATTAAGCTTTGTATCATTCCTTTGTTGATCAAGCAATAATAGTACAACTACTAATCCAATAATTGAGAGCATTTATGTAATACCCtgagtttttttttaaactaagataTAATAATTATGTCATGATAATAAGACCAAGCGTACTGGGGCGTGTTCCCCCCCTGATACCGCCTGAAAACGCCGGAAAACGCCCGGCCCCCCACTACGTtaggcgttttggggcgtttttttttgaaaaaaaatgagtttggcgttttatttaaaacgctGTGCACCCATTTCACCATCCAATCAGATGGAGACACCTGGAAATTGTGCCGGAAGGAGATGATTGTGCCGGAAATGGCTGTGTGGTTAGCCGGAAAATGTTGCCGGAAAACCTGCAACTTTGGTCCCTGTAGCCGTGAAGAAGAAGATGGGTTTAAAAGGTTTGGTTTTGACAAATTTGGTCCCTGTAGTTTAGAtatcattttttttaactttattttattttttcagttttttttttcagttttttttattttctttttattttcagtttttttttaatatcaagtaatgtaatttttttttaaaattaatgaagtatttaagttaaaaaaaattaattgtgaaatgattgaatgggggttattggcataatgtCCCACTACGTCActttttgctataatgcccaaaTGTGACTaggatgacacgtgtcggataatgccccatggtgtgGGCATTATACCaacttaccactacacatggtctaagaaaTTTGAATTACATAAAAACATAATGTTATTTAATCTGTATTTGTTGATAGGTTATTAAAaagaaattattattattattattattattattattattattattattattattattattattattattattattattattattatttaatctATATTAGCAAATTGTACTTAAGCCAAtaaggtagtggtggagtggtttgAGAAAAACTTGGTGTTACTTGTGACCCAGTTTCGACTCccactctccccattattttctgcggcatccaggtgaagagcgaatacgggtggcgccggttcTTCTTGtatgggaggcgaggttttaccgattatcccactgtcgtgccttcgggcgggtggagatcgggtttccgcgcatctagGAGAGCCAAGAGGCTGGCGGCgatcgagtagtcgaccttggccacagcgcccggtgtcacggtggttggcaCCTGATTCCTGATTTTTTAAATTCGGCATCaagtttaattttttaaaaatattacaAGTTTATAAAGTTTATGTGTTTATAAATATGCAAGTTTACAAGTTTAAGGCTATGTACATGTAGTACGTTATCCAAGTCGGTCCCTTTTCTGTGAGGATGACCACAGACCCATCATTGTGGCATAAAATGATGTGGCACCATCCGTGATGGAGAGTTAAGTTCACGAAGTCTCTTCTGTTTCAGTATACGGACTTCTGTTAGTCTACAAATTTCTGTTCGGAGCCGTATATATCGATCCTAGAAAAAAGTAAATGAAGTCTGATATCTGGAAAATGGTCGATGAGATTTGCCCACACTCCATTCATTTCTGGATACATGGGCTAGCTACCATGTATCCCCCTCTGTAATAAAATAAACCTTCTGGACTTCGGGTAAATTTGTATGTCATATTCTGATAATATATGTTATACTTATTTATATGTTTAATTTCTGAAAACTTAGCGTTTTTATTTTTTGCTAAAAAGATCCTTGAAAAACTTAGcctttttcttaaataaaataagaCTTTTGTTTCCCTCTATCCGTTCACTAGGCAAAACTTTCAAATTTTGCTCAGACGTACATTTTTGTGTTTTCCTTCTTTACGTCAGGTTATCAAGACAACTGAAACGGGATATGGAAGAGTGTTCGAGTGTATGAAAAAGACCTGGAATAGACATCCCATTTGCAATTACATTGTTAAGTCTTGTAATACCTTCAAGTATAAATGGAATTATGTTTTTGATCTGACTCTGTAAAGGTGACACGACAGTCcattccgggttggggtgttacaattatgatatcagagcaaaggctctttccgGTAGAAAACTTAAAACATAAGTTAAGACCTGTGAGATTATGGGTAGACGTGGGGCTAGGAAATCTAATCTTCTGCTAAATCGTTATCGTCATCCTTATGTATCTTTTCCTCTAAGATGTCTCCTCCAAGTCACTCCCGTCGGAAATCAAAGTCTAATAAACGACATAGCTTTGACAAGGCATTTCAACGTGCTTTCGAGAAGATGCTTCCTTATATTCTACAAACTTTCGATCAACATATTCATGATCGGGAGAATAACGTAACGCCTCCACCACCTGCACCTTAATCATAGAAAGATTCCACCATAATTACCTAGTCAAAGATTATAATCTTAGGGCTTAAAATATATCCTGTAACTCTTCCTTGTACAACCTTTATAATTAATGGCTCTTCCGTTACTTGTAAATCACAACATAACATATATGAAATTGCTACTTCCTTCAATATAAGTAGTTGGTAACTTATCCAAGTTCACTTCTCAAGGTTGATGGGATATATGCAACTAAAAGAATGACAAATCAATGATAGAATGAGATATATGCACCTTCCAAATAAAGGTGAAGTCGCAAGCTTTAAAGCTCGTGGACGTTCATTATTCAGGATTAGAATGTGGTCGATCACTTTGAAAAAGGAATGGGGTTAATGTTATCAATGCAATAAGTTTAGGCACTTGAAAAGAGATCATGGGTTTAATGAGGAAGAAGTCAACATGGTTGCAAATCATTGATGGTTTGGTTATGGAATGGTGTTTAATGTGTTTAACTGTCGATTATTATGAGTTTTATGCTAGTAATTGCTTGGAATTAGTTGACTACTAGTCATTGTGTTATTGTAGGTAAAACACATTAATGGAAGTAGTTACGAAGAAAGAAGAAGGGTAAGAAGTTAAACGAGAAATTAAGATCAAAACAGCCTAGGAAGTCTGCGAGGGCCATAACTTACATTCTCAACAGAAGATCGTAATCTCTCATGTAAAACAGAGAGTTAAGACCGTAAGAAAAAGTGGTGAGTTGTAGCTTACGGCGGGCTCATGGAAAAAATGAGGTTTTCGACTATTTTATGTATTTAAAGGGCGTCATTCATGAAGTTAAATATACACACTTCTAGGACGGTTCTTGAGCGAAAGGTTGAAATTATTGAAGGATTCCAACTCATCCAATCAAGATTCCATCCACAAAAAGGCAATCTGACTA from Helianthus annuus cultivar XRQ/B chromosome 10, HanXRQr2.0-SUNRISE, whole genome shotgun sequence harbors:
- the LOC110883169 gene encoding chitinase CLP, which translates into the protein MLHLFQLFLLLLALIPREAIAQYPPPYTSFFAPLHKHTDAVNPLYSVQIMTAYVNMQFVHSYFLIDIDAPVTWHDCIVQWNMYPGSCPDNTLCTSPVSCDEYQCTEVQTSYSYKSPYCPRVKDTTPSPEGYCTCSINVMNPINWPCSQALLNYDNFFVNTSNGRNPLPGFYAAFSNAACAPSSAFESFPANVTGVMALSLSPSAFLVSLDQPPLKRTFSLCLPSTSSAPGILFYGNGPFHLLPQSNIDVKNFLSYTPLLKHPDSFGYFIGVNSIVIKTRSIDIPGNTTAKLSTIEPYTTLRTDIYNRVVRRFSMVTKRFPPANPIAPFGLCFSTFTNGTKVDLKVPDIDFNLPDGKKWAISTANSMKQITSDVACLAFVDGGATSEHAIVIGTYQFEDNFLLFDLENSIFGFSSSLLRKKTSCANFNFTMGSG